A single region of the Paraburkholderia megapolitana genome encodes:
- a CDS encoding Do family serine endopeptidase: MLRRFWLFFAQAVTVLLALMFIVATLKPQWLQRQGQFGKQLAEPIVALREVAPGIGGGPAQASYADAAHKAMPAVVNVFSSKDGSLPPDPRAKDPLFRYFFGDKNNNRKQQDQPAANLGSGVIVSSEGYILTNQHVVDGADQIEIALSDGRTTNAKVIGVDPETDLAVLKINMTNLPAITLGRMDQTRVGDVVLAIGNPFGVGQTVTMGIVSALGRNHLGINTFENFIQTDAAINPGNSGGALVDVNGNLLGINTAIYSRSGGSLGIGFAIPVSTARTVLESIITTGSVTRGWIGVEPQDVTPEIAESFGLEQKSGAIVAGVLKGGPADKAGIKPGDILMSVNGQDITDTTSLLNVIAQIKPGADAKVHVVRKNREQDLNVTIGKRPPPPKQATDDNSNDNDDDGG; the protein is encoded by the coding sequence ATGCTTAGACGCTTCTGGCTGTTCTTCGCCCAAGCGGTGACCGTGCTTCTGGCGCTGATGTTCATCGTTGCGACCCTCAAGCCGCAATGGCTGCAGCGGCAAGGCCAGTTCGGCAAGCAGCTCGCCGAACCGATCGTCGCACTGCGGGAAGTGGCGCCAGGCATCGGCGGCGGTCCTGCGCAGGCGTCGTATGCAGACGCGGCGCATAAGGCCATGCCCGCGGTCGTCAACGTGTTTTCCAGCAAGGACGGATCGCTGCCGCCCGACCCGCGGGCGAAAGATCCGCTGTTTCGCTACTTCTTCGGCGACAAGAACAACAACCGCAAGCAACAGGATCAGCCCGCGGCGAATCTTGGCTCGGGTGTCATCGTGAGTTCGGAAGGTTACATTCTAACGAACCAGCACGTCGTGGACGGCGCAGACCAGATCGAAATCGCGCTGTCGGACGGCCGCACGACCAACGCGAAAGTGATCGGCGTCGATCCCGAAACCGATCTGGCTGTGCTGAAGATCAACATGACGAATCTGCCCGCCATCACGCTCGGGCGGATGGACCAGACCCGCGTCGGCGACGTCGTGCTCGCGATCGGCAATCCGTTCGGCGTCGGGCAGACGGTGACGATGGGTATCGTCAGCGCGCTCGGCCGCAATCACCTCGGCATCAATACGTTCGAGAACTTCATCCAGACCGATGCGGCGATCAACCCGGGCAATTCGGGCGGCGCGCTGGTCGATGTGAACGGCAATCTGCTCGGCATCAATACCGCGATCTATTCGCGCTCGGGCGGCTCGCTCGGGATCGGCTTCGCGATTCCGGTGTCGACGGCGCGCACCGTGCTGGAGAGCATCATCACGACGGGCTCGGTTACGCGTGGCTGGATTGGCGTCGAGCCGCAGGACGTGACGCCGGAAATCGCCGAATCGTTCGGGCTCGAGCAGAAGTCGGGGGCGATCGTCGCGGGTGTGCTGAAGGGCGGACCGGCCGACAAGGCGGGGATCAAGCCTGGCGACATCCTGATGAGCGTGAACGGCCAGGACATCACCGACACGACGAGTCTGCTGAATGTGATCGCCCAGATCAAGCCGGGCGCCGATGCGAAAGTCCATGTGGTGCGCAAGAATCGCGAGCAGGACCTGAATGTGACGATCGGCAAGCGGCCACCGCCGCCGAAGCAGGCCACCGACGACAACAGCAACGATAACGACGACGACGGCGGCTAA
- the tatA gene encoding Sec-independent protein translocase subunit TatA has product MGSLSIWHWLIVLLIVALVFGTKKLRNIGTDLGGAVKGFKEGMKESETADATQRELPRSGTVDVDAKEKAPNAGDSR; this is encoded by the coding sequence ATGGGTTCGTTGAGTATTTGGCACTGGTTGATCGTTCTGCTGATCGTCGCGCTCGTGTTCGGCACGAAGAAGCTGCGTAACATCGGCACCGATCTGGGTGGAGCGGTGAAGGGCTTCAAGGAAGGTATGAAGGAAAGCGAAACGGCTGACGCAACGCAGCGCGAACTGCCGCGTAGCGGCACCGTCGATGTCGATGCAAAAGAAAAAGCGCCAAATGCCGGCGACTCCCGCTAA
- a CDS encoding histidine triad nucleotide-binding protein — MSHDPNCLFCKIAAGDIPSTRVHEDDEFVAFKDIHPAAETHVLVIPRKHIATLSDCSESDAPLLGKMMILVARLAKQLGVAYTGGETGFRTVINTGPGGGQEVYHLHAHLIAGPRPWQRMG, encoded by the coding sequence ATGAGCCACGATCCGAACTGCCTTTTCTGCAAGATCGCCGCCGGCGATATTCCGTCGACCCGCGTGCACGAAGACGACGAGTTCGTCGCGTTCAAAGACATCCATCCTGCCGCCGAAACGCATGTGCTGGTGATCCCGCGCAAGCACATCGCCACGCTGTCGGACTGCTCCGAAAGCGATGCGCCGCTGCTTGGTAAAATGATGATTCTGGTCGCGCGGCTCGCGAAGCAGCTCGGCGTAGCCTATACGGGCGGAGAAACCGGTTTTCGTACGGTGATCAATACGGGTCCCGGCGGCGGGCAGGAGGTGTATCACCTGCATGCGCATCTGATCGCGGGGCCGCGTCCGTGGCAGCGGATGGGGTAA
- a CDS encoding DUF4870 family protein, whose amino-acid sequence MEQSQGGYPPPSYLAELDAEQERRLRTLTHVLYGLYAVHFLTGGVSVLIAIIINYLKRQDADGTPYEAHFTWQIRTFWFCLLGYVIGGVLLFVVIGIPVLWAVGIWTLYRIIKGWLYLYDNKPLQNPRSFF is encoded by the coding sequence ATGGAACAGTCGCAGGGTGGTTATCCGCCTCCGTCTTACCTCGCTGAACTCGATGCCGAGCAGGAGCGCAGGCTGCGTACGCTGACGCACGTCCTGTACGGGCTGTACGCGGTGCACTTCCTGACCGGTGGCGTGTCGGTGCTCATTGCCATCATCATCAACTACCTGAAGCGGCAGGATGCGGATGGCACACCGTACGAAGCGCATTTCACGTGGCAGATCCGCACGTTCTGGTTCTGCCTGCTTGGCTATGTGATCGGCGGGGTGCTGCTTTTCGTGGTGATCGGCATTCCGGTGCTCTGGGCTGTCGGAATCTGGACGTTGTACCGTATCATCAAAGGCTGGCTGTATCTGTACGACAACAAGCCGCTGCAGAATCCGCGTAGCTTCTTCTAA
- the hisI gene encoding phosphoribosyl-AMP cyclohydrolase, with amino-acid sequence MTNSSGNWLDKVKWDANGLVPVIAQEASSNDVLMFAWMNREALAKTIETGRAVYFSRSRQRLWFKGEESGHVQHVHEVRLDCDEDVVLLKVEQVSGIACHTGRHSCFFQKFEGTVDDGDWATVEPVLKDPEHIYK; translated from the coding sequence GTGACGAACTCTTCAGGCAACTGGCTCGACAAGGTGAAGTGGGACGCGAACGGCCTCGTGCCGGTGATCGCGCAGGAAGCCTCGAGCAACGACGTGCTGATGTTCGCGTGGATGAACCGCGAAGCGCTCGCCAAGACCATCGAAACCGGCCGCGCGGTGTACTTCTCGCGCTCGCGTCAGCGGTTGTGGTTCAAGGGCGAAGAGTCGGGCCACGTGCAGCACGTGCATGAAGTGCGGCTCGATTGCGACGAAGACGTGGTGCTGCTGAAGGTCGAGCAGGTGTCGGGCATCGCCTGTCATACCGGCCGCCACTCCTGCTTCTTCCAGAAATTCGAAGGCACCGTCGACGACGGCGACTGGGCAACCGTCGAGCCCGTATTGAAAGACCCCGAGCACATCTACAAATGA
- the hisF gene encoding imidazole glycerol phosphate synthase subunit HisF has product MALAKRIIPCLDVTAGRVVKGVNFVELRDAGDPVEIARRYDEQGADELTFLDITATSDQRDLILPIIEAVASQVFIPLTVGGGVRVVEDVRRLLNAGADKISMNSSAVANPQLVRDATDKYGSQCIVVAIDAKRVSADNEPPRWEVFTHGGRKATGLEVVEWARKMAELGAGEILLTSMDRDGTKSGFDLALTRAVSDAVPVSVIASGGVGSLQHLADGIKDGHADAVLAASIFHYGEHTVGEAKRFMAGQGISVRL; this is encoded by the coding sequence ATGGCTCTAGCTAAACGCATCATCCCCTGTCTCGACGTCACGGCCGGCCGCGTGGTGAAGGGCGTCAACTTCGTCGAACTGCGCGATGCGGGCGACCCGGTCGAAATCGCGCGGCGCTACGACGAACAGGGCGCCGACGAACTCACCTTCCTCGACATCACCGCCACCTCCGACCAGCGCGACCTGATCCTGCCGATCATCGAAGCGGTCGCATCGCAGGTGTTCATTCCGTTGACGGTTGGCGGCGGTGTGCGCGTGGTCGAAGACGTGCGGCGTCTGCTGAACGCGGGCGCGGACAAGATCAGCATGAACTCGTCGGCGGTGGCGAATCCGCAGCTCGTGCGCGATGCCACCGACAAATACGGCTCGCAATGCATCGTCGTCGCGATCGATGCGAAGCGCGTGTCCGCCGATAACGAACCGCCGCGCTGGGAAGTCTTCACGCACGGCGGCCGCAAGGCGACCGGCCTCGAAGTCGTCGAGTGGGCGCGCAAGATGGCCGAACTCGGCGCAGGCGAAATCCTGCTCACCAGCATGGATCGCGACGGCACCAAAAGCGGCTTCGATCTCGCGCTTACGCGCGCGGTGTCGGACGCGGTGCCGGTATCGGTGATCGCGTCGGGCGGCGTCGGCTCGCTGCAGCATCTCGCCGACGGCATCAAGGACGGACATGCCGATGCGGTGCTGGCCGCGAGCATCTTCCACTATGGCGAACACACGGTCGGTGAAGCAAAGCGCTTCATGGCCGGGCAGGGCATTTCCGTGAGGCTGTAA
- the hisA gene encoding 1-(5-phosphoribosyl)-5-[(5-phosphoribosylamino)methylideneamino]imidazole-4-carboxamide isomerase translates to MLLIPAIDLKDGQCVRLKQGDMDQATIFSEEPAAMARHWVERGARRLHLVDLNGAFAGKPKNEDAIRAIIQEVGNEIPVQLGGGIRDLDTIERYLDDGLSYIIIGTAAVKNPGFLQEACTAFGGHIIVGLDAKDGKVATDGWSKLTGHEVADLARKFEDYGCESIIYTDIGRDGMLQGINIDATVRLARAVKIPVIASGGLSNLTDIESLCEVEDEGIEGVICGRAIYSGDLDFAAAQALADRLRESDDA, encoded by the coding sequence ATGCTGCTGATCCCCGCCATCGACCTCAAAGACGGTCAGTGTGTACGCCTTAAACAGGGCGATATGGACCAGGCGACGATTTTCTCCGAGGAACCGGCGGCGATGGCCCGACACTGGGTCGAGCGCGGCGCACGGCGCCTGCATCTCGTCGACCTCAACGGCGCGTTCGCCGGCAAGCCTAAGAACGAGGACGCGATTCGCGCGATCATTCAGGAAGTCGGCAACGAGATTCCGGTGCAGCTGGGCGGCGGCATCCGCGACCTCGATACGATCGAGCGTTACCTGGACGACGGCCTGTCGTACATCATCATCGGCACGGCGGCGGTGAAGAACCCGGGCTTCCTGCAGGAGGCCTGTACGGCGTTTGGCGGCCATATCATCGTCGGTCTCGATGCGAAGGACGGCAAGGTCGCCACCGACGGCTGGAGCAAGCTCACCGGCCACGAAGTCGCCGATCTCGCGCGCAAGTTCGAGGATTACGGCTGCGAGTCGATCATTTACACGGACATCGGCCGCGACGGCATGCTTCAGGGCATCAACATCGATGCGACGGTGCGCCTTGCGCGTGCGGTAAAAATTCCGGTCATTGCGAGCGGCGGCCTATCGAATCTGACCGATATCGAATCGCTCTGCGAAGTCGAGGACGAAGGGATCGAAGGCGTGATCTGCGGTCGCGCGATCTATTCGGGCGATCTCGATTTCGCTGCCGCGCAGGCGCTTGCTGATCGTCTGCGCGAGTCTGACGACGCGTAA
- the tatB gene encoding Sec-independent protein translocase protein TatB — MLDLGLTKMALIGVVALVVLGPERLPRVARTAGALFGRAQRYINDVKAEVTREIELDELRRMKTEFESAAQNVSNTVHDNLRKTETELNDAWSAGTSVSPDMASTSSDSGFSDGGVSWRSSFAAPPKRKNWRVKQTAAPTWYKRATLRRTRVQSGAARVARHTPVSLRRPTRFF, encoded by the coding sequence ATGCTCGATCTCGGTCTTACCAAGATGGCGCTGATCGGCGTCGTCGCACTGGTTGTGCTCGGGCCCGAGCGCCTGCCGCGCGTCGCACGCACCGCGGGCGCGCTGTTCGGGCGCGCGCAACGCTATATCAACGACGTCAAGGCGGAAGTCACGCGCGAGATCGAACTCGACGAACTGCGCCGCATGAAGACCGAGTTCGAATCGGCGGCACAGAACGTCAGCAACACCGTGCACGACAACCTGCGCAAGACCGAAACCGAACTCAACGATGCATGGAGCGCGGGCACCTCGGTGTCGCCTGATATGGCGAGCACGTCGAGCGATTCGGGTTTCTCGGACGGCGGCGTGTCGTGGCGCAGCAGCTTTGCAGCGCCGCCAAAACGCAAGAACTGGCGCGTCAAGCAGACCGCGGCACCGACCTGGTACAAGCGTGCGACGTTACGCCGCACCCGCGTGCAATCAGGGGCGGCACGCGTGGCGCGCCACACGCCGGTGAGCCTGCGTCGTCCGACCCGCTTCTTCTGA
- a CDS encoding YchE family NAAT transporter, with the protein MDTLKSFISLLALINPVGAIPFFLSLTSHQSEGERKHTIRIAAISVFCVIAVTTLLGQQIISFFGISVGSLEVGGGIIMLLMAINMLNAQIGNSRSTPEERDEAEQKNSVAVVPLAIPLLTGPGAISTVIVYAAGSAHWYDRISLIAIGAVLAAICFLSLRLAEPIARWVGQTGINIGTRLMGLMLSALAVEFIVDGLKALLPNLR; encoded by the coding sequence ATGGATACCCTCAAGTCGTTTATTTCACTGCTCGCGCTGATCAATCCGGTCGGCGCGATACCGTTCTTTCTGAGCCTTACGTCCCACCAGTCGGAGGGCGAGCGCAAGCACACCATTCGCATCGCGGCGATCTCGGTGTTCTGCGTGATCGCCGTGACGACGCTGCTCGGACAGCAGATCATCAGCTTCTTCGGCATTTCGGTCGGCTCGCTCGAAGTGGGCGGCGGCATCATCATGCTGCTGATGGCGATCAACATGCTGAATGCGCAGATCGGCAATTCGCGCTCCACGCCGGAAGAACGCGACGAGGCCGAGCAGAAGAACAGCGTCGCGGTGGTGCCGCTCGCGATTCCCTTGCTGACCGGCCCTGGCGCGATCAGTACGGTCATCGTGTATGCGGCCGGCTCGGCGCACTGGTACGACCGGATCAGTCTGATCGCGATCGGCGCGGTGCTCGCGGCGATCTGCTTTTTGTCGCTGCGGCTTGCCGAACCGATCGCCCGCTGGGTGGGCCAGACCGGGATCAATATCGGCACGCGGCTCATGGGTTTGATGTTGTCGGCGCTGGCGGTGGAGTTCATCGTCGACGGATTGAAGGCGTTGCTGCCTAACTTGAGATGA
- the tatC gene encoding twin-arginine translocase subunit TatC, whose translation MSDPQQTQTEGNEETFISHLVELRDRIIRAGISVIVVFLGLVYWAPDIFRLLARPLMMNLPANGKMIVTDVTGSFFVPMKVTMLVALVIALPVVLYQIWAFVAPGLYQHEKKLVMPLVASSYTLFLCGMAFAYFVVFPTIFHVMAHYNAPLGAEMNTDIDNYLSFVLTMFVAFGVTFEVPIVVVLLVRMGILTVKKLKEIRPYVIVGAFVVSAVVTPPDVFSQLILAVPLIVLYEAGIIAARLFVKRPEPVSPDEEPKSES comes from the coding sequence GTGAGCGACCCGCAACAAACCCAGACTGAAGGCAACGAAGAGACCTTCATCTCGCATCTCGTCGAACTGCGCGACCGTATCATCCGCGCCGGCATTTCGGTCATCGTCGTATTCCTCGGGCTGGTTTACTGGGCGCCGGACATCTTCAGGCTGCTCGCGCGGCCGCTGATGATGAACCTGCCGGCCAACGGCAAGATGATCGTTACCGACGTCACCGGTTCGTTCTTCGTGCCGATGAAGGTGACCATGCTGGTGGCCCTGGTGATCGCGCTGCCGGTCGTGCTGTACCAGATCTGGGCGTTCGTCGCGCCGGGGCTGTACCAGCACGAAAAGAAACTGGTCATGCCGCTCGTCGCCAGCAGCTATACGCTGTTCCTGTGCGGCATGGCGTTCGCGTACTTCGTGGTGTTCCCGACCATCTTCCACGTGATGGCGCACTACAACGCGCCGCTCGGCGCGGAAATGAACACCGACATCGACAATTACCTGAGCTTCGTCCTGACGATGTTCGTCGCGTTCGGCGTCACGTTCGAGGTGCCGATCGTCGTCGTGCTGCTCGTGCGCATGGGCATTCTGACGGTGAAGAAGCTCAAGGAGATCCGGCCGTATGTGATCGTCGGGGCGTTCGTCGTGTCGGCGGTGGTTACTCCGCCCGACGTGTTCTCTCAGCTGATTCTCGCGGTGCCGCTGATCGTGCTCTACGAGGCAGGGATCATCGCGGCGCGGCTCTTCGTCAAGAGGCCGGAGCCGGTATCGCCGGACGAGGAACCGAAGAGCGAGAGCTGA
- a CDS encoding phosphoribosyl-ATP diphosphatase, producing MSQSTNDTLLRLAAVIDGRKGGDPDASYVARLFHKGDDAVLKKIGEEATEVVLAAKDVRQGGAPTALVGEVADLWFHCLVMLSHFDLSPADVLAELERREGTSGIEEKALRKSREREESGD from the coding sequence ATCTCGCAATCGACGAACGACACGCTGCTGCGCCTCGCGGCGGTGATCGATGGCCGCAAGGGCGGCGACCCGGATGCTTCGTACGTGGCGCGCCTGTTTCACAAGGGCGACGATGCGGTGCTGAAGAAGATCGGCGAAGAGGCGACCGAAGTCGTGCTCGCCGCGAAGGACGTGCGCCAGGGCGGCGCGCCGACTGCGCTGGTCGGTGAGGTGGCCGACCTGTGGTTTCATTGTCTCGTGATGCTGTCGCACTTCGATCTGAGCCCCGCCGACGTGCTCGCGGAACTCGAACGGCGCGAAGGTACGTCGGGCATCGAGGAAAAGGCGCTGCGCAAGAGTCGTGAGCGCGAAGAGAGCGGCGACTGA
- a CDS encoding Nif3-like dinuclear metal center hexameric protein, with protein sequence MDRIELELYLNNVLETARFKDYCPNGLQVEGRRRVKKLATGVTASLAFLEAALEWGADAVLVHHGYFWRNEAAPITGRKYRRLKLLLANDLNLFAYHLPLDDHREYGNNAQLGARLGLIADDIRFGDNQLGWLSTLPMPLSLAHFTAEVEQTLGRTPLVFGDPDRELRRIGWCTGAAQGYFDAAIDAGADVYLTGEVSEPVAHTAAESGVAFIAAGHHATERYGVQSLGTHISETFDVEHLFIDIDNPV encoded by the coding sequence ATGGATCGGATCGAACTCGAATTGTACTTGAACAACGTTCTGGAAACGGCACGGTTCAAGGACTATTGCCCCAATGGGCTACAGGTGGAAGGGCGCCGGCGGGTCAAGAAGCTCGCAACGGGCGTCACGGCTTCGCTGGCGTTTCTCGAAGCGGCGCTCGAATGGGGCGCGGACGCCGTGCTGGTCCATCACGGCTATTTCTGGCGCAACGAGGCGGCACCGATCACCGGACGCAAGTACCGGCGGCTCAAGCTGCTGCTCGCCAACGACCTCAATCTGTTCGCATACCACCTGCCGCTCGACGACCACCGCGAGTACGGCAACAACGCGCAGCTGGGCGCCCGGCTCGGCCTGATTGCCGACGACATCCGCTTCGGCGACAACCAGCTCGGCTGGTTGAGCACGCTGCCGATGCCGCTCTCGCTTGCCCACTTCACCGCGGAGGTCGAGCAGACGCTCGGCCGCACACCGCTCGTATTCGGCGACCCCGACCGCGAACTAAGGCGCATCGGTTGGTGCACCGGGGCCGCACAGGGTTACTTCGACGCGGCGATCGACGCCGGCGCCGACGTCTACCTGACCGGCGAAGTGTCCGAACCGGTCGCGCACACGGCGGCGGAAAGCGGCGTCGCGTTTATCGCGGCCGGCCATCACGCCACCGAGCGTTACGGTGTTCAATCACTCGGTACGCATATTTCCGAGACTTTCGATGTCGAGCATCTATTTATCGATATCGATAATCCGGTTTGA
- the hisH gene encoding imidazole glycerol phosphate synthase subunit HisH: MKTSIAIVDYGMGNLRSVAQALRKAAPEADVAIVDRPEAIRAADRVVLPGQGAMPDCMRCLGESGLQEAVLEAARSKPLLGVCVGEQMLFDWSAEGDTRGLGLLPGKVVRFDLANQVQDDGSRFKVPQMGWNRVRQAQPHALWDGVADGSFFYFVHSYYVVPDNAAHTSGETVYGAPFTSAVARDNIFATQFHPEKSADAGLRVYRNFVHWNP, from the coding sequence ATGAAAACTTCGATTGCGATTGTGGATTACGGCATGGGCAACCTGCGCTCGGTCGCGCAGGCGCTGAGGAAAGCCGCCCCCGAAGCCGACGTGGCGATCGTCGACCGGCCCGAAGCGATTCGCGCCGCCGACCGGGTCGTGCTGCCGGGACAGGGCGCGATGCCCGACTGCATGCGGTGTCTGGGCGAGTCCGGGCTGCAGGAAGCAGTGCTCGAAGCCGCGCGCAGCAAGCCGCTGCTCGGCGTGTGCGTCGGCGAGCAGATGCTGTTCGACTGGAGCGCCGAAGGCGACACGCGCGGACTTGGTCTCTTGCCCGGCAAGGTGGTGCGCTTCGATCTGGCGAACCAGGTGCAGGACGACGGCTCCCGCTTCAAAGTGCCGCAGATGGGCTGGAACCGCGTCCGCCAGGCGCAGCCGCATGCATTGTGGGACGGCGTCGCGGACGGCAGCTTTTTTTATTTCGTGCACAGCTACTACGTCGTGCCTGACAATGCCGCGCATACGTCGGGCGAAACCGTGTACGGCGCGCCCTTTACCTCGGCGGTCGCGCGGGATAACATTTTTGCCACCCAGTTTCACCCGGAAAAGAGCGCCGACGCGGGGTTGCGCGTGTACCGCAACTTCGTGCACTGGAACCCATGA